A genomic segment from Sparus aurata chromosome 10, fSpaAur1.1, whole genome shotgun sequence encodes:
- the msmp1 gene encoding prostate-associated microseminoprotein, translated as MKMELSGLNFALAAVGFLLWTSGGSAAPMECHFDSRALCVFEGRQFSLGETWMDNACMQCTCLHPVGVGCCETVHRPVDFPAWCEVRVEPVTCRVSLVQSADPRLPCMPGDGIKDPSHGSLQLQQQLEG; from the exons ATGAAGATGGAGCTCAGCGGGCTTAACTTTGCGCTCGCAGCTGTAGGGTTTCTTCTGTGGACCAGCGGTGGCTCTGCTGCACCCATGGAGTGCCACTTCGACTCCAGAG CCCTGTGTGTGTTCGAGGGGAGGCAGTTCTCGCTGGGTGAAACCTGGATGGACAACGCCTGCATGCAGTGCACCTGTCTGCACCCTGTGGGCGTCGGTTGCTGCGAGAC GGTGCATCGGCCGGTGGATTTCCCTGCGTGGTGCGAGGTGCGGGTGGAGCCAGTGACCTGCAGAGTGTCTCTGGTGCAGTCGGCCGACCCTCGTCTGCCCTGCATGCCAGGTGACGGGATCAAGGACCCGAGTCACGGATCGCTTCAGCTGCAGCAACAGCTGGAGGGGTAG
- the rgp1 gene encoding RAB6A-GEF complex partner protein 2 has translation MIEVVASMARGPVFLAGELMECLITFTNPMSHLSTSASSEMLAWASAQIHCQFHASESRVALPAQGNKQDVQAESDTVLIPSRGERGQCVLDTPPKILFCDLRLDPGESKTYSYSEIVPIDGPPSFRGQAVKYVYKLTIGCQRVNSPIKLLRVPFRVLVLQGMPDPPFPQDEEVSPSNPFLEEEEASRRDARPLERALDMLMVTTSRRCPHMFNITNMRGKVAKFCIFKTVYRLGEDIIGTFNFSEGDIPCLQYSVSLQNEEEIQKEYQRRSGQAVSVTGHGRHMESCLHTASSHFSLPIPLNVTPGFSTDIVILRWRLHFEFVTAREPMEPPTVLQNQSEVTVWSGAEHVDVDTFSWDLPIKVLPTNPALASYMSHFTGTNSINI, from the exons ATGATCGAGGTGGTGGCCTCCATGGCCCGAGGCCCCGTGTTTCTGGCCGGGGAGCTGATGGAGTGTCTCATAACATTCACAAACCCGATGTCCCACCTCTCCACCTCTGCCAGCAG TGAGATGCTAGCATGGGCCAGTGCCCAGATCCACTGCCAGTTTCATGCCAGTGAGAGCAGAGTGGCCCTGCCGGCCCAGGGCAACAAACAGGACGTCCAGGCGGAGAGCGACACGGTGCTCATCCCAAGCAGAG GAGAGCGAGGGCAGTGTGTGCTGGACACACCACCCAAGATACTATTCTGTGACCTCCGCCTGGACCCCGGGGAGAGCAAAACAT ATTCATACAGTGAGATTGTGCCCATAGATGGCCCTCCTAGTTTCCGTGGTCAGGCGGTGAAGTATGTCTACAAACTTACGATCGGCTGCCAGAGAGTCAACTCTCCCATCAAACTTCTCAGAGTTCCCTTCAGAGTGCTGGTTCTGCAAG GCATGCCAGACCCTCCATTTCCCCAGGATGAGGAGGTCTCCCCCTCCAACCCGTttctggaggaagaggaagcgaGCCGCAGGGATGCTCGGCCTTTAGAGAGAGCGCTGGACATGCTGATGGTCACCACATCCAGACGCTGCCCCC ACATGTTCAATATCACCAACATGCGTGGGAAAGTCGCAAAGTTCTGCATCTTCAAGACTGTTTACAGACTCGGGGAGGACATCATCGGCACATTCAACTTCTCAGAGGGAGACATTCCATGCTTGCAA TACTCAGTGAGCCTTCAGAATGAGGAGGAGATCCAGAAGGAGTACCAGCGGCGCTCTGGCCAGGCCGTCAGTGTGACCGGTCATGGACGACACATGGAGTCCTGCCTCCACACGGCCTCCAGCCACTTCTCTCTCCCCATCCCACTCAACGTCACTCCAGGTTTCAGCACCGACATAG TGATCCTGAGGTGGCGGCTGCATTTTGAATTTGTCACCGCCCGTGAGCCGATGGAACCGCCCACAGTTCTGCAGAACCAATCGGAGGTCACAGTTTGGAGCGGGGCGGAGCACGTCGACGTGGATACCTTCAGCTGGGATCTGCCAATCAAAGTCCTGCCCACCAACCCGGCCTTAGCGTCCTACATGTCCCACTTCACGGGGACCAACAGCATTAATATCTGA
- the gba2 gene encoding non-lysosomal glucosylceramidase, whose amino-acid sequence MTTDWGEKSTADLMSRYVSKEMGYGVPKEGWRICLAHEFKEKRKPFQAKDVSLSNVLEHVGLGIRYLKWWYKKTQVEKKAPFIDMFGAQPLRQIYGAPLGGIGGGTITRGWRGEFCRWQLNPGMYHYKTVTANQFTVCLRRGGQTVYQQVLSVERPPTLQGWNWGYCGEYAFYHALYPRAWTVYHLPGQNVTLTCRQISPVIPHDYQDSSLPVAVFVWDIENKNDYALDVSIMFTMVNGSGHKDDKCGGHWNEPFHLEKEGEAVSGVLLHHCPTVNPYTLCIAAREQPDREVSHQTAFSPKGTCSSLWSDLITDGRLDSPTGSSPPTSKGEKVAAALAVSCSVPAQSRNTQEFCLAWDMPKITFGSREREHLRRYTRYFGTKGDVSPSLSHYTLSHYSQWEKRIDEWQRPILQDSSLPSWYKSALFNELYFVVDGGTVWTELPEDADVSGGVRSEDGGLPAQPAVVKEYGRFAYLEGQEYRMYNTYDVHFYASFALIMLWPKLALSVQYDIAGSVVNQEPTERLHLMSGRYSPVKAKNVVPHDVGDPDDEPWQRVNAYLIHDTADWKDLNLKFVLQVYRDYHLTQDSQYLRDMWPICQAVMESELKFDLDGDGLIENSGYADQTYDGWTVTGPSAYCGGLWLASLCAMCMMARLVDNEEKYRWYRDILDRGSAAFDKLLWNGKYYNYDSSGRDLSNSVMSDQCAGHWFLRASGLGEGDYQAFPKEKIQSALKSVFDLNVMSFAGGQMGAVNGMRPEGVPDRSSVQSDEVWIGVVYGLAATMIHEGMREEGMRTAEGCYRTVWERLGMAFQTPEAYCEKGIYRSLAYMRPLSVWAMQLALDTSKKD is encoded by the exons ATGACTACAGACTGGGGTGAGAAATCCACAGCGGACCTCATGAGTAGGTATGTCTCCAAGGAGATGGGATATGGAGTCCCCAAGGAGGGCTGGCGTATCTGCCTGGCACACGAGTTCAAGGAGAAGAGGAAGCCCTTTCAAGCAAAAGACGTCTCGCTGTCCAACGTCTTGGAGCACGTCGGCCTTGGAATCAG GTATCTAAAATGGTGGTACAAGAAGACCCAGGTGGAAAAGAAAGCCCCATTCATCGATATGTTCGGTGCACAACCCTTGCGTCAAATATATG GTGCTCCACTCGGTGGCATTGGAGGAGGTACCATTACGAGAGGTTGGAGGGGGGAATTCTGCAGGTGGCAACTTAACCCTGGGATGTACCACTACAAAACTGTCACAGCAAACCAG TTCACAGTGTGTTTGCGTCGTGGGGGGCAAACAGTTTACCAGCAGGTGCTCTCTGTAGAGCGTCCGCCCACATTGCAAGGCTGGAACTGGGGCTACTGCGGAGAATATGCCTTCTATCATGCCCTGTACCCCCGCGCTTGGACCGTTTACCACCTGCCAGGGCAGAATGTCACTTTGACCTGCAGGCAGATTTCCCCAGTCATCCCCCACGACTACCAG GACTCTAGTCTCCCAGTGGCGGTATTCGTGTGGGACATAGAGAACAAGAATGATTACGCTCTGGATGTCTCCATCATGTTCACCATGGTCAACGGGTCAGGACACAAAGACGACAAGTGTGGGGGACACTGGAATGAACCATTCCACctggagaaagagggagaggcgGTCTCTGGGGTCTTGCTACATCACTGCCCCACAGTGAACCCTTACACTCTGTGCATCGCAGCACGCGAGCAG CCCGACAGGGAGGTCAGTCACCAGACGGCGTTCAGTCCAAAGGGAACCTGCAGCAGCCTGTGGAGTGACCTCATCACTGATGGGCGACTTGACTCTCCAACAG GATCCAGCCCACCGACGTCAAAGGGAGAGAAGGTGGCGGCAGCGTTGGCAGTGAGCTGCTCAGTGCCGGCTCAGAGCCGCAACACCCAGGAGTTCTGTTTAGCCTGGGACATGCCCAAAATCACCTTTGGCTCTAGGGAGAGGGAACACCTCAG GAGATACACACGTTACTTTGGGACCAAAGGGGATGTGTCCCCCTCGCTCAGTCACTACACCCTATCACACTACAGTCAGTGGGAGAAGAGAATTGACGAGTGGCAAAGACCCATTCTACAGGACAG TTCTCTCCCTTCCTGGTATAAGTCGGCCCTGTTTAATGAGTTGTACTTTGTGGTGGATGGAGGGACGGTGTGGACAGAGCTACCGGAGGATGCTGATGTCAGTGGTGGTGTGCGCAGCGAGGACGGAGGGCTGCCAGCCCAGCCTGCTGTCGTCAAGGAGTATGGCCGTTTTGCCTACCTAGAAG GTCAGGAGTACAGAATGTACAACACATACGATGTGCACTTCTATGCTTCCTTTGCACTTATCATGCTGTGGCCCAAACTCGCCCTAAGTGTGCAATATGATATTG CTGGCAGTGTGGTTAACCAGGAACCAACAGAAAGGCTCCATCTGATGAGTGGGCGGTATTCTCCGGTCAAGGCCAAAAACGTGGTGCCTCACGACGTAGGAGACCCAG ATGATGAGCCATGGCAGAGGGTGAATGCCTACCTCATCCACGACACGGCAGACTGGAAGGACTTGAACCTGAAGTTTGTCCTGCAGGTCTACAGGGATTATCATCTCACCCAGGACAGCCAGTACCTGCGGGACATGTGGCCCATCTGCCAG GCTGTGATGGAGTCGGAGTTGAAGTTTGACCTGGATGGAGATGGACTAATAGAGAACTCTGGATATGCTGACCAGACCTATGATGGTTGGACTGTGACTGGACCGAG TGCGTACTGTGGTGGGCTGTGGTTGGCATCCCTGTGTGCAATGTGTATGATGGCCAGACTGGTGGACAACGAGGAGAAATATCGATGGTACAGAGACATCTTGGACAGGGGCAGCGCTGCTTTTGACAAACTACTGTGGAACG GCAAGTACTACAATTATGACAGCAGTGGGAGAGACCTTTCTAATAGTGTCATGTCTGACCAGTGTGCCGGCCACTGGTTCCTGAGAGCATCCGGACTAGGGGAGGGAGACTACCAG gcttttccaaaagaaaaaatccagAGCGCACTTAAGTCTGTCTTTGACTTGAATGTTATGAGCTTCGCTGGAGGCCAGATGGGGGCTGTAAACGGCATGCGTCCTGAAGGAGTGCCTGACCGTTCCAGTGTCCAGTCAGATGAGGTCTGGATTGGAGTGGTGTATGGACTGGCAGCCACAATGATCCATGAg GGTATGAGAGAGGAGGGTATGCGCACAGCTGAAGGTTGCTACCGGACTGTGTGGGAGAGGCTAGGCATGGCCTTCCAGACTCCTGAAGCCTACTGTGAGAAGGGCATCTATCGCTCTCTGGCGTACATGAGACCGTTGAGTGTCTGGGCCATGCAGCTAGCCCTGGACACTTCAAAGAAGGATTAG